Proteins co-encoded in one Syntrophales bacterium genomic window:
- a CDS encoding DUF502 domain-containing protein — protein sequence MRKKIKNTFLTGIAVIIPIGLTVYILLGMTNLMDKILKIIPTRFQPDELLNFHIPGLGVIFTLILIFIVGLITKSYLGNKLVRLGEWFVNKIPFVRSIYQAIKQLVDAVFSDKSQSFKKVVIVEYPRKGMYAIALVTGEAKGEVQTKTAQKCINLFIPTTPNPTSGFYIMVPEDDVINMDMTVEEAFKLIISGGIVAPSEQSGKWSNAKRD from the coding sequence ATGAGAAAAAAGATTAAAAATACATTTTTGACCGGTATTGCTGTTATCATCCCGATAGGATTAACGGTTTATATCCTTTTGGGCATGACAAATCTAATGGATAAGATTCTGAAGATTATTCCCACCAGGTTTCAACCTGACGAATTGCTCAACTTTCATATACCGGGACTTGGTGTAATATTTACGTTGATATTGATTTTTATTGTAGGTCTTATTACCAAAAGTTACCTCGGAAACAAACTTGTCAGGTTGGGTGAATGGTTTGTCAATAAGATCCCCTTCGTGAGAAGCATTTATCAGGCGATAAAACAGCTTGTTGATGCCGTTTTTAGCGATAAATCCCAGAGTTTCAAGAAGGTAGTTATTGTAGAGTATCCCCGCAAGGGAATGTATGCTATCGCTCTTGTGACAGGTGAAGCGAAGGGAGAAGTTCAAACGAAGACGGCACAGAAATGTATAAATCTCTTTATCCCCACTACACCCAACCCGACATCCGGCTTTTATATAATGGTGCCTGAAGATGATGTGATAAATATGGATATGACTGTGGAAGAAGCCTTCAAGCTCATCATCTCCGGTGGCATAGTCGCCCCTTCGGAACAATCCGGAAAGTGGTCAAATGCGAAAAGGGACTGA